One Lacunisphaera limnophila DNA window includes the following coding sequences:
- a CDS encoding efflux RND transporter periplasmic adaptor subunit → MVESGPVEESIVATGTVRAEESVDLQPETSGKLLRIHFAEGSRVHAGDLLAVINDADLRASLQRAVYRQELAELKTRRITALVDRGGVPQQEYDIAASEVSVLRAEVELIKAQLARTEIRAPFDGVIGLRSISEGAQVSPTTRLTTLQDLRRMKVDFTVPEKHAAVLVPGSRVTFAVAGSDRVYTAEVYAVEPRLDEVTRTRLIRARAPNPDESLIPGAFARVTVPIMRHEHAVMIPTTALEAEAGEKSVFVVEDGKARRQVVQTGLRRADSVLITAGLHQGDVVIVAGTQLVRAGAAVDSSPVR, encoded by the coding sequence GTGGTCGAGTCTGGCCCGGTGGAGGAATCCATTGTCGCAACCGGGACCGTGCGCGCCGAGGAGAGTGTCGATCTGCAGCCCGAAACCTCCGGCAAACTTCTGCGCATCCATTTTGCCGAGGGCTCACGCGTGCACGCCGGCGACCTCCTCGCGGTGATCAACGACGCCGACCTGCGCGCCTCCCTCCAGCGTGCCGTCTATCGGCAGGAACTTGCCGAACTCAAGACCCGGCGTATTACCGCCCTCGTTGACCGGGGTGGCGTACCTCAGCAGGAATACGACATCGCCGCCAGCGAGGTCAGCGTGCTCCGGGCCGAGGTCGAGCTCATCAAGGCCCAGCTCGCCCGTACCGAGATTCGCGCCCCGTTCGACGGGGTCATCGGCCTGCGCAGCATCAGCGAGGGTGCCCAGGTCTCCCCCACCACGCGCCTCACTACGCTGCAGGACCTGCGCCGCATGAAGGTCGACTTCACCGTGCCCGAAAAGCATGCCGCCGTGCTCGTCCCCGGCAGCCGCGTGACCTTCGCGGTGGCCGGTTCGGACCGGGTCTACACCGCCGAGGTGTACGCCGTCGAACCACGTCTCGACGAGGTCACCCGCACCCGGTTGATCCGGGCCCGCGCGCCCAATCCCGATGAATCGCTCATCCCCGGCGCTTTCGCCCGGGTCACCGTGCCCATCATGCGCCACGAGCACGCCGTCATGATCCCGACGACCGCGCTCGAGGCCGAGGCCGGGGAAAAATCGGTTTTCGTCGTCGAGGATGGCAAGGCACGGCGTCAGGTCGTCCAGACCGGCCTCCGGCGCGCGGACTCGGTGCTCATCACCGCCGGCCTGCATCAGGGCGATGTCGTTATCGTGGCCGGCACGCAATTGGTCCGCGCCGGCGCCGCCGTCGACTCTTCGCCCGTCCGCTGA
- a CDS encoding LysR family transcriptional regulator, whose translation MNSVLDSRQLLAARVLADTGSFTLTGQQLSLTQSAVSHAIKALEEEVECRLFHRTGKGVKVTAAGKHFLEYTDKILAQMETARTLVSSRTTHGKERLRLGVSNRARQIILPVVQPLFHREYPNRLVLIAPGEYRRNFQLIDSGLLDLSFTVRAGHRPDLEFVPLFEDELRFIVAATHPWARSGRASFDDLTRDTLMLFQDFNNTAELLKEHLDAEQVTPRHAVQLPDYESINVMVRTGRAVGVFSPFLVSKELQEGSLVSLQLGARPLRRQWGLTYLGNRHLGAMEKRLIELCQQAVPGILSRLQGQTALSREKKESPITPIGQPAAVAGANYARVAL comes from the coding sequence ATGAACTCAGTATTGGACAGCAGACAATTGCTCGCCGCCCGTGTGTTGGCGGACACCGGCAGTTTCACCCTGACCGGGCAACAGCTTTCGCTGACGCAAAGCGCGGTCAGCCATGCGATCAAGGCCTTGGAGGAGGAGGTGGAGTGCCGGTTGTTTCATCGCACTGGGAAGGGGGTCAAGGTGACGGCGGCGGGGAAGCACTTTCTGGAGTACACCGACAAGATCCTCGCCCAGATGGAGACGGCGCGGACGCTGGTCAGCTCCCGCACCACGCACGGCAAGGAAAGGCTGCGACTGGGGGTCAGCAACCGGGCCCGGCAGATCATCCTGCCCGTGGTGCAGCCGTTGTTTCACCGGGAATACCCGAACCGGCTCGTGCTGATCGCGCCCGGAGAATACCGGCGGAACTTCCAGCTGATCGACTCCGGGTTGCTGGATCTCTCGTTCACGGTGCGGGCGGGCCACCGGCCCGACCTGGAATTTGTGCCGCTGTTCGAGGACGAACTCCGGTTCATCGTCGCCGCCACGCACCCGTGGGCGCGAAGTGGGCGCGCCTCCTTCGACGACCTGACGCGCGACACGCTCATGCTCTTCCAGGATTTCAACAACACGGCCGAACTGCTGAAGGAGCATCTCGACGCCGAGCAGGTCACGCCGCGCCACGCGGTACAGTTGCCCGACTATGAATCCATCAACGTGATGGTGCGCACGGGCCGGGCGGTCGGCGTTTTCTCCCCGTTTTTGGTCAGCAAGGAATTGCAGGAAGGCTCGCTGGTATCCCTGCAGCTGGGGGCGCGACCGCTGAGGCGGCAGTGGGGCCTGACCTACCTGGGTAACCGCCATCTGGGCGCGATGGAAAAGCGCCTGATCGAACTGTGCCAGCAGGCGGTCCCGGGCATTCTGAGCCGCTTGCAGGGGCAGACCGCACTGTCGCGCGAAAAAAAAGAGTCGCCGATCACACCGATCGGGCAACCGGCGGCGGTAGCCGGCGCAAACTACGCCCGCGTCGCGTTGTAA
- a CDS encoding dihydrolipoyl dehydrogenase family protein, which yields MKTYDFICLGGGSAGFNAARVAADLGLKVAIVDGARLLGGLCILRGCMPSKTLLYAAEVLHHARHAGRFGLKVTGARADMKAVHARKKRIIADFARYRLEALTSGKFDLIPAYARFLDPHTLQLSNGSKIRGRHFLIGTGSQVSTPPIPGLKEARTWTSDDVLELDYVPESVLVLGGGIVACELAQFLRRIGSKVTLVQRSPNILRDHSDDASCVVQQAFRDEGIALFTDTKLESVTTDRRGASVKFRHNGRLVTRRAAHLFNALGREPHTVGLGLDAAGVTTRPGGQVITNRWQQTSAPHIYAAGDCSGPHEIVHVAIAQGELAARHAAGLKKLKPVDYSLLLNVVFTTPQLATIGVLERDLEAQGKKFLKASYPFNDHGKSILMEANYGYVKVLAEPKRGRILGAEIVGQDAGELIHCFSTPLAMRATVHDMLRAPWYHPTLAEIITYPLEEIAGKL from the coding sequence ATGAAAACCTACGACTTCATATGTCTCGGCGGCGGTAGCGCCGGGTTCAACGCCGCTCGCGTCGCCGCCGATCTCGGCCTGAAGGTCGCGATCGTCGATGGCGCCCGCCTCCTCGGTGGACTCTGCATCCTCCGCGGCTGCATGCCCTCGAAGACCCTCCTCTACGCCGCCGAGGTCCTCCACCACGCCCGGCACGCCGGCCGTTTCGGCCTGAAGGTCACCGGCGCCCGCGCCGATATGAAGGCCGTCCATGCGCGCAAAAAGCGGATCATCGCTGATTTCGCCCGGTACCGTCTGGAGGCGCTCACCAGCGGCAAGTTCGATCTCATCCCCGCCTACGCCCGCTTCCTCGATCCCCACACCCTGCAGTTGTCCAACGGCAGCAAGATCCGCGGTCGCCATTTCCTCATCGGCACCGGCTCCCAGGTCAGCACCCCGCCCATCCCCGGCCTGAAGGAGGCCCGGACCTGGACCAGCGATGACGTTCTCGAACTCGACTACGTGCCGGAGAGCGTGCTCGTGCTCGGCGGTGGTATTGTCGCCTGCGAACTGGCCCAATTCCTTCGTCGCATCGGCAGCAAGGTGACCCTCGTCCAGCGCAGCCCGAACATCCTGCGCGACCATTCCGATGATGCCTCCTGCGTTGTGCAACAGGCCTTCCGCGACGAGGGCATCGCGCTGTTCACCGACACGAAGCTCGAGTCGGTGACCACGGACCGACGCGGGGCCTCGGTCAAGTTCCGCCATAACGGCCGCCTCGTCACCCGCCGCGCCGCCCATCTCTTCAACGCCCTCGGCCGCGAACCCCACACCGTCGGCCTCGGCCTCGACGCCGCCGGCGTCACCACGCGCCCCGGCGGCCAGGTCATCACCAACCGCTGGCAGCAGACCAGCGCGCCCCATATCTATGCCGCGGGCGACTGCTCCGGCCCGCATGAGATCGTCCACGTCGCCATTGCCCAGGGTGAACTCGCCGCCCGCCACGCCGCCGGGTTGAAAAAGCTCAAACCGGTCGACTACTCGCTCCTGCTCAATGTGGTCTTCACCACGCCACAACTCGCCACCATCGGAGTGCTGGAGCGGGATCTCGAGGCGCAGGGCAAGAAATTCCTGAAGGCCAGCTACCCCTTCAACGACCACGGCAAGTCTATCCTGATGGAAGCCAACTACGGTTACGTGAAGGTCCTCGCCGAACCGAAACGCGGCCGCATCCTCGGGGCCGAGATCGTCGGCCAGGACGCGGGTGAACTCATCCACTGCTTCTCCACTCCCCTCGCGATGCGTGCCACCGTCCATGACATGCTCCGCGCTCCCTGGTACCACCCCACCCTCGCGGAAATCATCACGTATCCTCTCGAGGAAATCGCCGGGAAGCTGTGA
- a CDS encoding exopolysaccharide biosynthesis polyprenyl glycosylphosphotransferase translates to MTQGRLITLALLGLDILAVFLVFNFVAWTRGVASWDAPILAPLILPVFMHVLAVYLIDGYSSRSDMMSVTYTSLHAIALLAVAVLTLLLTFVVIPSGFPLQVSRFVPVAASVLLMPTTLFYRRIFYQRQQARKQQRYFLFLGSAESCLAFKEECRRSGMSQAVLYATHETFARTDSERTGVSTPPMGDVVHYLAEYESNLDAIILRESSQDLPPDVAEKLMHLHFSGVPTYTLELFHEVYWRKIPLYRLNQTWLFQQGFQIAREPVFERLKRVSDLVLAGLGLLLVLPFLPPVAAAIWLTDRGPIFFRQPRVGKNRVLFDVYKLRTMRLHQTGALYTGTNDPRITPIGRFLRATRLDEVPQLWNVLVGDMSLIGPRAEWVKLVEEYERKIPCYHFRHLVKPGITGWAQVNYPYGANLEDTLRKLEYDLYYIRYFSFVLDASIVLKTIHIMLFGKGR, encoded by the coding sequence ATGACCCAGGGCCGACTCATCACCCTTGCCCTTCTCGGGCTGGATATCCTGGCGGTCTTCCTCGTCTTCAATTTTGTGGCGTGGACCCGCGGCGTGGCCAGTTGGGATGCGCCGATTCTGGCCCCGTTGATCCTGCCCGTTTTCATGCATGTGCTGGCGGTCTACTTGATCGACGGCTACAGCTCCCGCTCCGACATGATGTCGGTGACTTACACGAGCCTGCACGCGATCGCCCTGCTGGCGGTCGCGGTGCTCACGCTCCTGCTTACCTTCGTGGTCATCCCCTCGGGTTTCCCCCTGCAGGTCAGCCGCTTTGTCCCGGTCGCCGCCTCCGTGCTGCTGATGCCGACCACGCTGTTTTACCGGCGAATATTCTACCAGCGCCAGCAGGCGCGCAAGCAGCAGCGCTATTTTCTGTTCCTGGGCAGCGCGGAAAGCTGCCTCGCCTTCAAGGAGGAATGCCGGCGGTCCGGCATGTCGCAGGCGGTGCTGTACGCGACCCACGAAACCTTCGCCCGCACGGACTCGGAACGCACGGGGGTTTCCACCCCGCCGATGGGCGATGTGGTGCACTACCTCGCGGAGTACGAATCCAACCTCGACGCCATCATCCTGCGCGAATCCAGCCAGGACCTGCCGCCGGATGTGGCGGAGAAACTCATGCACCTGCACTTCTCGGGTGTCCCCACCTACACCCTCGAGCTCTTTCATGAGGTCTATTGGCGCAAGATCCCCCTCTACCGCCTCAACCAGACCTGGCTCTTCCAGCAGGGGTTCCAAATCGCCCGCGAACCGGTCTTTGAACGCCTGAAACGCGTCAGCGATCTGGTCCTCGCCGGTCTCGGTCTCCTGCTCGTGCTCCCCTTCCTGCCTCCCGTGGCCGCCGCGATCTGGCTGACGGACCGCGGCCCGATCTTTTTCCGGCAACCCCGCGTGGGCAAAAATCGGGTGCTCTTCGATGTCTACAAGTTACGCACGATGCGGTTGCACCAGACCGGCGCGCTCTACACCGGCACCAATGATCCGCGCATCACGCCGATTGGCCGCTTCCTGCGTGCCACGCGGCTTGACGAGGTGCCCCAACTTTGGAACGTGCTGGTCGGCGACATGAGCCTGATCGGCCCCCGCGCGGAATGGGTCAAACTCGTCGAGGAGTACGAAAGAAAAATCCCCTGCTACCACTTCCGCCATCTCGTCAAACCCGGCATCACCGGCTGGGCCCAGGTCAACTATCCCTACGGCGCCAACCTCGAGGACACCCTCCGCAAACTGGAGTACGACCTCTATTACATCCGGTACTTCTCCTTCGTCCTCGACGCCTCGATCGTCCTGAAGACGATCCATATCATGCTCTTTGGCAAAGGCCGCTGA
- a CDS encoding glycosyltransferase family 4 protein gives MSESLPRVIFVNRVYWPSTEATAQLLTDLAEGLAARGWTVHVIAAGGDSGPRNGVTIHRTGPGEQHGGMVSRAWNFHRFQASARRRLTTLGRPGDLLVVMTDPPLLVTSLAPVAARLGLRLVPWVQDIYPEIAAVHFGRLAGWLLSRSQRRRTAAWLAARTCVTLGEDMRAMLLRQGVPPDRTCLIPNWAPRELDASADRAAIDERRRAWGVADKFVVAYSGNLGRVHEFDTVLAAAEQLRSTPEIILLLIGRGARLEEVARSAAARGLTNLRILPPEPRERLAAALAAPDAHCVTLRPDYGALVYPSKLAGVLAAARPVLYVGPSSGDIARLIRQEGCGAAFAPGDGTGLAATIRRWHADPALPRDLGAAARSVYVRRFTYDSALTQWEQTLRQAGTVA, from the coding sequence GTGAGCGAGTCCCTGCCACGGGTCATCTTCGTCAACCGCGTCTACTGGCCCTCGACCGAGGCCACGGCCCAGTTGCTGACCGATCTCGCCGAGGGTCTGGCCGCCCGCGGCTGGACGGTCCACGTCATCGCCGCGGGCGGGGACTCCGGCCCGCGCAACGGTGTGACGATCCACCGCACCGGCCCGGGCGAACAGCACGGCGGCATGGTATCGCGCGCTTGGAACTTCCATCGTTTTCAGGCTTCAGCGCGCCGCCGGCTCACCACCCTCGGGCGGCCCGGTGACCTGCTGGTGGTCATGACCGACCCCCCGCTGCTGGTCACCAGCCTGGCCCCAGTCGCCGCCCGGCTCGGCCTGCGGCTCGTTCCCTGGGTCCAGGATATCTACCCGGAGATCGCCGCGGTCCATTTCGGACGCCTCGCCGGCTGGCTCCTGTCCCGGTCGCAAAGGCGGCGCACGGCCGCCTGGCTGGCCGCCCGGACGTGCGTGACCCTCGGCGAGGACATGCGGGCCATGCTGCTGCGCCAGGGTGTGCCGCCGGACCGGACCTGCCTTATTCCTAACTGGGCGCCGCGCGAACTCGATGCATCGGCCGACCGGGCTGCCATTGACGAACGCCGTCGCGCCTGGGGCGTGGCCGACAAGTTCGTCGTCGCCTATTCGGGCAACCTCGGGCGCGTCCACGAATTTGACACCGTGCTCGCCGCGGCCGAGCAGCTCCGGTCCACGCCGGAAATCATCCTGCTGCTCATCGGCCGCGGTGCCCGCCTGGAGGAGGTCGCCCGGTCGGCCGCCGCCCGCGGGCTGACCAATCTCCGGATCCTGCCACCCGAGCCCCGCGAGCGCCTGGCCGCGGCCTTGGCCGCCCCGGACGCCCATTGCGTGACGCTGCGACCGGACTACGGTGCCCTGGTCTACCCCAGTAAACTCGCCGGCGTGCTCGCCGCCGCCCGGCCGGTGTTGTATGTCGGCCCGTCCAGCGGCGACATCGCCCGCCTGATCAGGCAGGAGGGCTGCGGCGCGGCTTTTGCCCCGGGCGATGGCACCGGGTTGGCCGCCACCATCCGACGCTGGCACGCGGACCCGGCGCTGCCCCGTGACCTTGGGGCCGCCGCCCGTTCTGTCTACGTCCGCCGTTTCACCTACGACTCGGCGCTCACGCAATGGGAGCAAACGCTGCGCCAGGCCGGGACCGTCGCCTAA
- a CDS encoding glycosyltransferase family 2 protein, translating to MADHAPLSVLIPAKNEAANLAACLASVAWCDDVVVVDSGSTDGTPEIARAAGARVVDFKWDGHFPKKKNWALANVAWKNEWVFIIDADERVTPPLEQAMRAALAGPHSGWYVNRRFWFLDGWLNHCGYFPSWNLRLFRHRLGRYEQPEGAAATGSGDNEVHEHVELQGSAGYLAGEMEHHAFPDIATWVEKHNRYSSWEARMQTQGNAADAAGLDPALARKRRLRRLAWGLPFRPTLRFLYHYVVRAGFLDGYRGFVFCRLMGWYEFLNATKAAELRRKS from the coding sequence ATGGCCGACCACGCCCCCCTCTCCGTCCTGATCCCCGCCAAGAACGAGGCCGCCAACCTCGCCGCCTGCCTCGCGTCCGTCGCGTGGTGCGACGATGTGGTGGTCGTCGACTCCGGCAGCACCGATGGCACGCCGGAGATCGCCCGCGCCGCCGGCGCCCGTGTCGTGGATTTCAAGTGGGACGGCCATTTTCCCAAGAAGAAAAACTGGGCGCTGGCCAACGTGGCCTGGAAAAACGAGTGGGTCTTCATCATCGACGCGGACGAAAGGGTCACGCCGCCGCTCGAGCAGGCCATGCGCGCCGCCCTCGCCGGCCCCCACTCCGGCTGGTACGTCAACCGCCGCTTCTGGTTCCTCGACGGCTGGCTCAACCACTGCGGTTATTTTCCCAGCTGGAATCTGCGCCTGTTCCGCCACCGCCTCGGCCGCTACGAGCAGCCGGAGGGCGCCGCCGCCACCGGCTCGGGCGACAACGAAGTGCACGAGCACGTCGAGTTGCAGGGTTCCGCCGGCTACCTCGCCGGGGAGATGGAACACCACGCGTTTCCTGATATCGCCACGTGGGTCGAGAAACACAACCGCTACAGCAGCTGGGAGGCCCGCATGCAGACCCAGGGCAATGCCGCGGACGCCGCCGGACTTGACCCGGCCCTCGCGCGCAAGCGCCGCCTGCGCCGTCTGGCCTGGGGGCTGCCGTTCCGACCAACGCTGCGCTTCCTCTATCATTACGTGGTGCGCGCCGGCTTCCTCGACGGGTACCGGGGATTCGTGTTCTGCCGCCTGATGGGCTGGTACGAATTTCTCAACGCCACCAAGGCCGCGGAACTGCGGCGCAAATCGTGA
- a CDS encoding O-antigen ligase family protein, whose protein sequence is MRDPRTALVERAVFFHLAILIVGLSWAFGGQSPFARQALMLWGTLGMLLFGTGAFLSPGKTAFRTAVRYLWPLLLFDLLTLVSAFNPSMQSVMRLGTPSFVVVDPLYAWLPSSARPDLTLRELWQFNGIVLSCFNGFLFLQRRRRIRTLLAVIAGNALVLAIFGTLQKLVGADGLWFGLVASPQPLFFSTFIYHNHWGAFTLLNLTAGLALLFDAWRRGGHRNVRHSPLLTGALALVILAISLPLSASRSCTVLGAALLLGALLHACARIIRDRRRGGQSTWLAVSALLLFTLLALGATGYLGRRVISERARLTDQQIRTASGLSEFGTYRDSYVASRLRVYRDTWRMAQARPYTGWGLESYATVFRIYDSSYYTYRDRFRARFSEAHSDWLQSLAESGFVGTGLLVLLGLVPLIGPAWRKTGSPIPRYLLTGCGLLLVYAWVEFPFANPSVMTGFWISLYLGCRYAGLDQRGEAGQTSP, encoded by the coding sequence GTGCGCGATCCCCGGACGGCACTCGTGGAACGCGCGGTGTTTTTTCACCTGGCGATCCTCATCGTCGGTCTGTCGTGGGCCTTCGGCGGCCAATCCCCCTTCGCCCGACAGGCCCTCATGCTGTGGGGCACGCTGGGCATGCTGCTGTTCGGCACCGGCGCATTTCTCTCGCCGGGGAAGACGGCGTTCCGCACCGCCGTCCGCTACCTGTGGCCGCTGCTCCTCTTTGATCTGCTGACCCTCGTGAGCGCCTTCAACCCGTCAATGCAGAGCGTGATGCGCCTCGGTACCCCCTCGTTCGTGGTCGTCGACCCGCTGTACGCCTGGCTGCCGAGCAGCGCCCGGCCCGATCTCACCCTGCGCGAACTCTGGCAGTTCAATGGCATCGTGCTCTCCTGTTTCAACGGGTTCCTGTTCCTGCAGCGCCGCCGCCGGATCCGCACCCTGCTGGCGGTGATTGCCGGCAATGCGCTCGTGCTCGCGATCTTTGGCACCCTCCAGAAATTGGTCGGGGCCGATGGCCTGTGGTTCGGCCTGGTTGCGTCCCCGCAGCCGCTGTTCTTCTCGACCTTCATTTACCACAACCACTGGGGCGCGTTTACCCTGCTGAACCTCACGGCCGGTCTCGCCCTGCTGTTCGACGCCTGGCGCCGGGGCGGCCATCGCAACGTGCGGCATTCCCCCCTGCTCACCGGGGCGCTGGCCCTGGTGATTCTGGCCATCAGCCTGCCCCTCAGCGCCTCCCGTTCCTGCACCGTGCTCGGCGCCGCCTTGCTGCTTGGCGCTCTCCTGCACGCCTGCGCCCGCATCATCCGCGACCGGCGGCGGGGCGGCCAATCAACCTGGCTGGCGGTGTCCGCCCTGCTGCTCTTCACCCTCCTCGCCCTCGGGGCCACGGGCTATCTGGGCCGGCGGGTGATCAGCGAACGCGCCCGCTTGACCGACCAGCAGATCCGCACCGCCAGCGGCCTGTCCGAATTTGGCACCTACCGGGACAGCTATGTGGCGTCACGTCTCCGGGTTTACCGCGACACATGGCGCATGGCCCAGGCGCGGCCCTACACCGGCTGGGGGCTGGAGAGCTACGCCACCGTTTTCCGCATCTACGATTCATCCTACTACACCTATCGCGATCGCTTCCGCGCGCGCTTCAGCGAGGCGCACAGCGACTGGTTGCAATCGCTCGCGGAGAGCGGATTCGTCGGCACCGGCCTGCTGGTCCTCCTCGGCCTTGTGCCCCTGATCGGTCCCGCCTGGCGCAAGACAGGCTCGCCCATTCCTCGCTACCTGCTCACCGGGTGCGGCCTCCTCTTGGTGTATGCCTGGGTGGAGTTTCCCTTTGCCAATCCCTCGGTGATGACCGGTTTTTGGATCTCTCTCTATCTGGGGTGCCGCTACGCCGGGCTCGACCAACGCGGCGAAGCAGGACAAACCAGCCCCTGA
- a CDS encoding glycosyltransferase yields MRFCHIVPSLEERHGGPSKSVRAIADAQAALGADVDLLATQPPPATPGPVVPGTARNLNFARQWPRQLYRSSGLRDHLRTTPYACVHSHACWILTVRYALAAAEAHRVPLVLSPRGMLTEWAYRHHRGRKVLANYLIHPGAFSRATGWHVTSPEEADDVRRLGFTQPVCVAPNGVVLPDEAALAGARRAWQPMLAAAGPRRIALFYSRFHRKKRLRELLDLWLAAPRDGWYLLLAGLPEEFSTEEVKGWVTTAGAQDRVGVISGAGRPPPYAIASLFLLPSHSENFGLVIAEALAAGVPVLTTDTTPWRGLEREQAGWCVAWPDYPAALTAALAQPVAALGTRGSRGRDWVSRDFTWASSARRLLDFYRELRP; encoded by the coding sequence ATGCGTTTCTGCCATATCGTGCCCAGCCTCGAGGAACGCCACGGGGGGCCATCCAAGTCCGTGCGCGCGATCGCCGATGCGCAGGCGGCACTCGGGGCGGACGTCGACCTGCTGGCGACCCAACCTCCGCCCGCCACGCCGGGTCCGGTCGTGCCCGGCACCGCGCGCAATCTGAACTTTGCCCGCCAATGGCCGCGGCAGCTGTATCGCTCGTCCGGCCTGCGCGACCACCTCCGCACCACGCCCTACGCCTGCGTGCACAGCCACGCCTGCTGGATCCTCACGGTGCGGTACGCGCTCGCCGCCGCCGAGGCCCATCGGGTCCCGCTGGTGCTGTCCCCCCGCGGGATGCTGACCGAGTGGGCCTATCGTCATCACCGGGGGCGCAAAGTGCTCGCCAATTATCTGATCCATCCCGGCGCCTTTTCCCGGGCCACGGGTTGGCACGTCACGAGCCCCGAGGAGGCGGACGATGTCCGTCGCCTTGGATTTACCCAACCCGTGTGTGTCGCCCCCAATGGGGTCGTCCTGCCGGACGAGGCCGCGCTGGCCGGCGCCCGCCGTGCGTGGCAGCCGATGCTGGCGGCCGCCGGGCCGCGGCGGATCGCCCTGTTCTATTCCCGCTTTCACCGCAAAAAGCGCCTGCGCGAACTACTCGATCTCTGGCTCGCCGCCCCGCGCGACGGTTGGTACCTCCTGCTCGCTGGCTTGCCTGAGGAATTCTCCACCGAGGAGGTGAAAGGCTGGGTCACCACCGCCGGTGCCCAGGACCGCGTCGGCGTGATATCCGGGGCCGGCCGGCCGCCGCCCTACGCCATCGCGTCGCTGTTCCTGCTCCCCTCCCACTCAGAGAATTTCGGGCTGGTCATTGCCGAGGCGCTGGCGGCAGGCGTGCCGGTACTCACCACTGACACCACCCCGTGGCGCGGCCTGGAGCGCGAGCAGGCCGGCTGGTGCGTCGCTTGGCCGGATTACCCGGCCGCCCTGACCGCCGCGCTCGCGCAGCCCGTGGCCGCGCTCGGCACCCGCGGCAGCCGCGGCCGCGATTGGGTGTCCCGCGACTTCACCTGGGCCAGCAGCGCCCGCCGGTTGCTCGATTTCTACCGGGAACTCAGGCCTTGA
- a CDS encoding glycosyltransferase family 4 protein has translation MISHPIQYYSPWFRWLAAAGWNLRVFYLWDFGIVPRTDREFGRPLTWDVDLLSGYEHEFMPNRAAQPGTHHLRGLDNPTLPDRLRAWQPDVVLLFGYKYLTHLRLIFGARYPLVFRGDSHLLDAPNLAFAKRWLLGLIYGRFAAVTYVGRANRAYFRALGVAETRLVHAPHAVDAAHFTATPERRAQAARLRTDLGLDGHRVLLFAGKLIPKKQPLELLEAFLAAGQPGTALVFVGDGQERAALETLAATRPDRSVRFLPFANQSEMPVRYLLADVFVLPSRGPEETWGLAVNEAMHLGVPCLVSDRVGCQQDLVTEGETGWVFSAHEPGALAAALGRVLATDPTALARIRDNGAQRIAGYTYATAAAGLAEAVTVALARR, from the coding sequence GTGATCTCCCACCCGATCCAGTATTACAGCCCTTGGTTTCGCTGGCTGGCCGCCGCCGGCTGGAACCTCCGCGTCTTTTACCTCTGGGATTTTGGCATCGTCCCCCGGACCGACCGCGAATTCGGACGCCCGCTCACCTGGGATGTCGACCTGCTGTCCGGTTATGAACACGAGTTCATGCCCAACCGGGCCGCGCAACCCGGCACCCACCACCTGCGCGGGCTCGACAATCCCACGCTGCCGGACCGCCTGCGGGCCTGGCAACCCGATGTGGTTCTGCTTTTCGGCTACAAATACCTCACGCACCTGCGGCTGATCTTCGGCGCCCGGTACCCGTTGGTTTTTCGCGGCGACTCCCATCTCCTCGACGCCCCGAACCTCGCCTTCGCCAAACGCTGGTTGCTCGGCCTGATCTACGGGCGCTTTGCCGCGGTCACCTATGTCGGCCGGGCCAACCGCGCTTACTTCCGGGCGCTGGGGGTCGCGGAGACCCGACTGGTCCACGCGCCCCATGCGGTGGACGCCGCGCATTTCACCGCGACCCCGGAGCGACGAGCCCAAGCGGCCCGCCTCCGCACGGATCTTGGACTCGACGGCCATCGGGTCCTGCTTTTCGCGGGCAAACTCATCCCGAAAAAACAACCGCTTGAATTGCTTGAGGCCTTTCTGGCAGCCGGTCAGCCCGGCACCGCGCTGGTGTTCGTCGGCGACGGCCAGGAACGCGCCGCGCTCGAGACCCTCGCCGCCACGCGGCCGGACCGCTCCGTGCGTTTCCTGCCTTTCGCCAATCAGAGCGAGATGCCGGTGCGCTACCTGCTCGCTGACGTTTTCGTCCTGCCCTCCCGCGGTCCGGAAGAGACCTGGGGCCTGGCCGTGAACGAGGCCATGCACCTCGGTGTGCCTTGTCTCGTCAGCGACCGGGTGGGCTGCCAGCAGGATCTGGTTACGGAGGGGGAAACCGGCTGGGTGTTTTCGGCGCACGAACCCGGCGCCCTGGCAGCCGCGCTCGGCCGCGTCCTGGCGACTGATCCGACCGCGCTGGCCCGGATTCGTGATAATGGGGCCCAACGCATCGCCGGTTACACCTACGCCACCGCGGCCGCGGGTCTGGCGGAGGCTGTGACCGTGGCGCTTGCCCGCCGCTGA